A single Numenius arquata chromosome 1, bNumArq3.hap1.1, whole genome shotgun sequence DNA region contains:
- the LOC141468007 gene encoding fibrinogen-like protein 1 isoform X1, which translates to MSMMMPCLLLLLLLVSFGSAAPRFSEKDICLLDNNKLRQRLKQLQDLLYLYELQLKDILENTYHRTRSGLFSGNRSMQHEMLLPTTSGNLIVYDQDCSAVYNRKKTKTGYYRIRPRADQEPFLVYCDMSDGGGWTVIQRRSNGKENFNRKWDDYKLGFGKFQGKNDEYWLGNDHIHDLLARGETSLKIDLMDWHGERRYAVYENLQLANEQDNYRLWFGTYSGNAGDALSGGSSFEDQWSASHRGMEFTTSDKDHDRFLAGNCALENKGGWWFNRCHAVNLNGRYYRTGRYNGSRDNGIIWSTWHGMWYSLKYSAMKIRAPFFVESESGDGENSQGG; encoded by the exons ATGAGCATGATGATGccctgcttgctgctgctccttctcctggTCAGCTTTGGCTCAGCTGCACCCAGGTTTTCG GAAAAAGATATCTGCCTCCTAGACAACAATAAATTAAGACAAAGGTTAAAACAGCTTCAAGACTTGCTTTACTTATATGAACTGCAACTGAAGGACATCCTGGAGAACACTTACCATAGAACAAGAAGTGGGCTGTTCTCAGGCAACAGGAGCATGCAACATGAGATGCTTTTACCTACAACCAGTGGAAATTTGATCGTCTATGACCAAG ATTGCTCCGCGGTGTACAATCGGAAGAAGACCAAAACCGGCTACTACCGGATCAGGCCCAGAGCGGACCAAGAGCCTTTCCTAGTGTACTGTGACATGTCTGATGGCGGAGGGTGGACCGTCATTCAGCGGCGGAGTAACGGCAAGGAGAATTTCAACAG GAAATGGGATGATTACAAACTTGGATTTGGGAAATTCCAGGGCAAGAATGATGAATACTGGCTGGGCAACGACCACATCCATGACCTGCTCGCTAGAG GAGAGACCTCATTAAAGATTGACCTGATGGACTGGCACGGGGAAAGACGTTACGCAGTCTACGAAAATTTACAGCTTGCAAATGAGCAG GACAATTACAGGTTATGGTTTGGCACCTATTCTGGTAACGCTGGCGACGCTCTGTCTGGTGGGAGCAGTTTTGAAGATCAGTGGTCAGCCTCTCACAGAGGGATGGAGTTCACCACATCTGACAAGGACCACGATCGATTCCTGGCAGGCAACTGCGCTTTAGAGAACAAGGGCGGCTGGTGGTTTAACAG GTGCCACGCCGTAAACCTCAACGGACGGTACTACAGAACAGGGAGGTACAACGGATCCCGCGACAACGGCATCATTTGGTCTACGTGGCACGGGATGTGGTACTCCCTAAAATACTCGGCCATGAAAATCAGGGCTCCCTTCTTTGTTGAAAGCGAGAGCGGGGATGGTGAGAACAGTCAGGGCGGCTGA
- the LOC141468007 gene encoding fibrinogen-like protein 1 isoform X2 — protein MQHEMLLPTTSGNLIVYDQDCSAVYNRKKTKTGYYRIRPRADQEPFLVYCDMSDGGGWTVIQRRSNGKENFNRKWDDYKLGFGKFQGKNDEYWLGNDHIHDLLARGETSLKIDLMDWHGERRYAVYENLQLANEQDNYRLWFGTYSGNAGDALSGGSSFEDQWSASHRGMEFTTSDKDHDRFLAGNCALENKGGWWFNRCHAVNLNGRYYRTGRYNGSRDNGIIWSTWHGMWYSLKYSAMKIRAPFFVESESGDGENSQGG, from the exons ATGCAACATGAGATGCTTTTACCTACAACCAGTGGAAATTTGATCGTCTATGACCAAG ATTGCTCCGCGGTGTACAATCGGAAGAAGACCAAAACCGGCTACTACCGGATCAGGCCCAGAGCGGACCAAGAGCCTTTCCTAGTGTACTGTGACATGTCTGATGGCGGAGGGTGGACCGTCATTCAGCGGCGGAGTAACGGCAAGGAGAATTTCAACAG GAAATGGGATGATTACAAACTTGGATTTGGGAAATTCCAGGGCAAGAATGATGAATACTGGCTGGGCAACGACCACATCCATGACCTGCTCGCTAGAG GAGAGACCTCATTAAAGATTGACCTGATGGACTGGCACGGGGAAAGACGTTACGCAGTCTACGAAAATTTACAGCTTGCAAATGAGCAG GACAATTACAGGTTATGGTTTGGCACCTATTCTGGTAACGCTGGCGACGCTCTGTCTGGTGGGAGCAGTTTTGAAGATCAGTGGTCAGCCTCTCACAGAGGGATGGAGTTCACCACATCTGACAAGGACCACGATCGATTCCTGGCAGGCAACTGCGCTTTAGAGAACAAGGGCGGCTGGTGGTTTAACAG GTGCCACGCCGTAAACCTCAACGGACGGTACTACAGAACAGGGAGGTACAACGGATCCCGCGACAACGGCATCATTTGGTCTACGTGGCACGGGATGTGGTACTCCCTAAAATACTCGGCCATGAAAATCAGGGCTCCCTTCTTTGTTGAAAGCGAGAGCGGGGATGGTGAGAACAGTCAGGGCGGCTGA